The following is a genomic window from Mauremys mutica isolate MM-2020 ecotype Southern chromosome 4, ASM2049712v1, whole genome shotgun sequence.
agagagagaaagaagcaacCACCTTAACCattaaagttatttattgccaggtaataaccgtacaggagccaaacaaacaaagcagttataatattaaatgtaACTTCAATTTGATTATCAAAGTCAGGTTTAGAACACTGGAACTGATCCCACAAGTGACATGGTCTATGTGCGTGAAGGGTGAGGAAGGGCTGGTGTGGGATGGGGTCCCACTCGAGTCGAGGGGTCAGAGAGTCAGCTGCAAAAGCATTACAAGGAGAAGGACCCTGGGGATTGTGGCAGAGGGGCCACCAGCACCTTTCCAAGTGATGATGGCAGATGGATGGACACTGCTCGGAGTGATGGTGGTAGAGGGACTGGCACTGTTCAGAGTGAAGTTCACCACCGTGAAACTCACACCGGGCACATTCTCCTGGATCCAGTCGTTGTGGGCATTCGGGCGGTTGTAGACCCCAGGGTAACCGGGAAAAATAGTGAGTACCCCATTCACTTCTCTCACCAGTGACCAGCTCACAAGCCCAGCAAGGTACCAGGTC
Proteins encoded in this region:
- the LOC123369891 gene encoding brain-specific serine protease 4-like, encoding MEVPTVDTMICNDRFRVGLQKPAGDNPIKEDMMCAGSMEGYKGFASGDSEGPLVCEEDGTWYLAGLVSWSLVREVNGVLTIFPGYPGVYNRPNAHNDWIQENVPGVSFTVVNFTLNSASPSTTITPSSVHPSAIITWKGAGGPSATIPRVLLLVMLLQLTL